The DNA sequence AGAAGCGTGACCAGGGAAAGACGATAGCTCTTTAGGTTTCTGGGATCCTTGCAGATCTGTAGGGAACAGTTTTATAGAGTGACTGGCTACGagcatttctggagaagtGCTGTCAGCTGAAAATCGAAGTGCCAAGGATGAGTAGGGTATTCGATCGTCCGTTTTGAAGCTACCCAACAGGTCATTTTCGTGGACATTCCACAGTCGAACGATGCCATCCGCACCAGATGTCCATATGCTTCCAATTTCTTGGCCCGACACAACCGCCAAAATCGAGGCGGTACTGGAGTTGTGCGATAGAGTCCATGCCACTTCACCACGAGTCGGGGAGAAGAATGTAACCGAACCATCCGTCAAGCCCAACGCAACGACTTCTATCGACTGTTTCGGCACATCCTCTGCGACATGACTTTTTCTTCGTTTTTTCTTGATCGGTGACTGGGAGTCCTCAGGAGTTGTATCAAGCGTGCACCATGACAAGGACGATATCCTGGCCGAATGAGGGACATATTCTGCCAGGGACTTTCCTGTGGCTGTATTGAACACGCGCAGACGGTGTTTGTCTACGACGACAGAAAGATGAGCGAAGAAATTGGCGCGACCAGAAAATgatgagagggaagaaagatatGAAGAAGGCTGGGAGATAGTGGAGGTCGCTTGGGGACGGTTTCGCGAAGGTGCGTTCCGATTTTTTTTGGATTTCCCTGTCGATGCCATCGTTGGAGGCGTTCAGCAGATCAGCTTGCGGACAGAAGAATTTGACAGTCACGTGGTTGAGCTCGTACGTCCGACCGCAATCAATACTCCGGGCGCGTAAACTGCTCAGTGCTTCTGATCTCTCTCTCGCTCATACCACCATCTCCCACACTCCGCTCTAGATATCGAAATTTGACTCCTCTTTACGAACCCTTACGTCCTTTGCTTGTATCTTCGTCTAGTACTGCACCTTGGACCGCTTATGAACTATATTCAGGTACCTACGTCTTTACCTTCACAACTCTTTCTGATCTTGGTCGCAATAGCTCGAGAAACTAGGGAGGTTCCACGAAATATCACTCGACACCGTCTCTTACATATTCGTCTCTAGGTGAAGGAACCTATGCAACTGTCTACAAGGTACGAGCCCCATTACACTTGATCTCGAGGGATAAGTCTTCCTCACTGCACTCCATAGGGACGATCAAGAACGACAAATGAAATAGTCGCTCTCAAGGAAATCCATCTGGATGCTGAAGAAGGCACCCCATCCACCGCTATCCGGGAGATTTCGCTCATGAAGGAACTCAAGCATGTGAACATCGTCAGGCTCTACGATGTGATCCACACAGAGACGAAACTAGTTTTGATATTCGAGTACTGCGAACAGGATCTCAAGAAATACATGGATCAACACGGCGAACGTGGTGCTCTCGATCCCAACACTGTTCGCAGTTTCATGTACCAACTCCTTAAAGGAACAGCGTTTTGCCACGAGAACCAAGTTTTACATCGAGATCTCAAGCCTCAGAACCTACTAATCAATCGGAAGGGCGAGCTGAAGCTGGGCGATTTCGGATTGGCAAGGGCATTTGGTGTACCCGTCAACACTTTCTCAAACGAAGTACGTGACTAACGAAATTTCTGGAGGGATTGATGGTTCACAACTTCCTTTATAGGTTGTGACTCTGTGGTACCGTGCTCCTGACGTTCTTCTTGGCTCGCGGACGTATAGCACATCTATCGATGTGTGGTCTTGCGGTTGTATCTTCGCTGAAATGATATCCGGTGTCCCTCTTTTTCGGGGAAAGGATAACCAGGATCAGTTGTTGCACATTATGAGGATCATCGGCACGCCCACTGAACAACAGTTCAAGAACATTTTCAAGGACAATGTAAGTAACGTTTCGGTCGATTTTTCCTACCTTGTCCAATCGATAGCAACATTTCAGCCTGAAATCCAAGCCAAAAACTTCTCTCGATATCCCAAAATGGACCTTCGTCAAGTCTTGCCCAAGGCATCTTTACAAGGTATGTCCGTCTTAACTCCTACGCTGACGACGACTCACCTCCGAAATTAGCGATCGACTTGCTTGAACGTTTACTGAAATTTGACCCAGCCGAACGTATATCCGCTGCCGAAGCCCTTTCTCATCCCTACTTCACCGCCTCATCGACTTCACAATACAGCATGAGCCCCGCTCCAGGCTCTATGCCCCCCCCATCTTTCAACTTCCCTCATCCGCATGGCCACCCTCCGCCACAGCAACAACAGTTCTCCCGGCAATCTCAACCGCCCCCCTTCATGCCTAACCCTACTACCGTCCAGCAACTCCAACAACAGGCTGCTGTTCAACAGCAACAAGCAGCTGCCCTCGGTGCTTTTGGAGGAATGCACTTCACAGCGCCTTTTGGTCATAACCCCGGTAGCTCTAGGTAGACTAAACTACTCCTTTTCTGTCCTTCCTACAGACCACTTTTATTCATCATGAGAATGCGTGTTTACATTTTCGTTATTGTACTACCTATACATCTTCATTCAAAATATGAACAACCGGTCTCATATGTGTCAATCGTGTGTTACAGAGGGTTAATGAGAATGTGCTCTACATAATCTAGGTGTTCCACGAACAATAATAAATCCCCATGTACTGCTGTATAGTCGAGTGCTGACCTATATAATATGCAATTCAGATAACATGCAGAGCGATAGACGAAACGCTTTAGATCTTTGGGGGCTGCCCGAACATAGACAGTAGCATCATCAAGTCAGCTTTAAATTGTGTCAATGTCAAGCAGAGAACAAACGAAACCCTCCCACCTTTTTTCAGAGGCTTGCTGAAGAACGCGTTCATACCGGCACTCAAGCATAGGTGCTTCGTCGATTCTTGACAGTCCGCGCTGAGGGCAACAACTATGGGGAAATGAGTAACAACGCTGCCATGGGGTTGCAGTTGACAAACTTGGTAACATAGTCGAGGCCTTGCGTCTCTTCTCCAAGACTCTCAGTCGTTTCGCGGCCTCCACGCCGTCGCATATAGGCATGTCTAAAAGGTGATAAGGTTTAGCGCACAACTGGAAGAAATCACGCTCGCTTACGATGGTCAAAAAGGGCTACACTGAAATAACCCGGCTCGTGGGATTCCCACTCTGCACAATGTGAGCACGAGGCACTGACAACACGGGGGAAAGACCCACCAGTGATGGCTTCATTCCCATTACTGGTGGCCACAACATTAAGTTGATACCGTTCAAGCTGCTTGACGAGTAGATTCTGAGCGATGGGGTTATCTAGGGCTTGGTTAATTATGGAACGTTCCGATATCAAAGCCACAAAGCGACCTTCAGCTATGAGCACGTTTCCGAAGAGCGTCCTCTGGGCAGCGACAAGCTCGTCCATGGCCGTCGCAACATCTGAGGTTGGTTGAGCGGTAATAGTATTTGGGAGGTTCATCAGGCCAGCAAGAGTTTGAAGCATCTTCGCCTTACGAGGCGGTTTCGTCATCTTAACAACCCCAGCAGTGCTAGGGCCGAAAATCGCGCGTCCGGAAAGGCGGGTAGTGGGCGTGTACAAATGGATGACCTTGGTCTCACGGAGACTCGAATAAGTTGAGTTTTGCAGGAATTGCGCCAGATTTTCGGCGTGATCCTCCGATTGATCATCCAGCACGACGAAATCGAGAGCGGTACTGGGGACGGTAAGGCTTCGTATATAGGCCTCCGCATCCTGTATAGATGAGACGGGTTTGACGTAAAAACCACTGAACATGTGGCTAAAGAGTGTTAGAGTTGTAACAGACGAGGAGCACACCAAGATGTGGGGGGGGCTAAGCTTCATGATGATGGACCTCAAGTTCTCAATATCATACAGATACTACGAGGAGGTAAATCTGAGGGAATAGGCTAAGAAAATGGATACCTTACCTTGTGAGATTCCTCAGAATTGAAGATTTTGACCGGAATAGTGAACCAGAATTTGGAGCCGACATTGAGTTCTGACTCAACGGCGATGACTCCGTTCATGAGCTTTACGAGCTGCCTGGAGATAGACAGTCCCAGTCCAGTGCCTCCAAAACGCCTAGTGGTCGAGCTATCTGCCTGCTGGAAAGGAACAAATAGTAGGTCCACATCGCTGGGTGATAAACCAATACCCGTATCCCTACGAGTAAAGCGTTTGGAAATTGGGTAGAATAAGTCACGGTAATACTCACTGTATCAGAAACTTGAGGCGGACTTCATCTTGAACTGGGAAGTTAGTATTCCCCTCCAATGAGCAAGTGACATTGACCGAGCCAGACGCGGTGAACTTGACAGCATTTCCGATCAGGTTCATCAACACTAAATGAGTCAGTTGAGGGACGCCTCGTGCTAATTGCTCGATGATTACCTTGACGAATGCGCGGATAATCAGCGTATACCCCTACCGTAACCATCAATGCATGTCGGCGCGACACAAAAATGAATGTGCTTACAAGCAGGAACGTCAGGTTCGATATTGAAGGATAGATCTAATTTTTTCGCAGCCATCGGTAGCAAAAGTTCCATACAGTCCTGAAAAAACGAAACGAGTTAGGTGTCCGAGCGTGATCGATCTCTAAAATACTGACTGCGATGATATTCTGCGAAAAGATGAGCTAAGCAAGGAGATCTGAACCTCTCAGAGATCCTTACCTCGACGAGAAATCCACTGAACTCTAGCTTTACGGCTATGGAGAGAAATCGATTAGCACTGCTATGCCTGTGCCAGACATTGGACTTCAATGTACCTGATGCTTCGAGTTTACTGTAGTCTAAGATAGAGTCAATGATCTGATAGTAGCAAAGATATAAGTGGAATGTCTCGGCGAACACAGTGTGAGCTTGTTTACCTTGAGCAAGAGCTCGCAAGACTGCTTGGCTGTTTGGACTTTAGAGGATAAAATCAATAACGTTCAAACCAAAGTCAGTATGGCAGAGATAGAGAGTACCTATTTCGCTTTGTCCAGGGTTTAGTTCTGTTCCACTTAAGAGATCCAAAAGGCCGTAGAATGAGCTATATATGGATTATAGGTTAATACACGTCGATCGAGAAAACAATCAAATACCTGAACGGTGTTCGCAATTCATGACTCATAGAGGCCAAGAAATTGCTTTTGATCTAGTAAGCGGATCCCTCATACATATAATTTACTGGAGAATCATAGGAAATACAATTACCTTGGTCGCCTTGAGAGCGTCTTCACGGCTTTTCCTAGCAGCTTCCAAAGCGTCCCTCTGCACGGCAATCATCTTCAAATTCTCCCTCGTGCCTGCCTGTACCGAGCGGAATAATAGGGCATTTGAGATGCTGATGCTAGCTTGCTGGCACAACAGTGTCAAAATCGTCACGATGTTCTTGGAAAAGCCGTATTTGGATGCTACGTAGACAGCTCCAAATGTCTGTCCGCGGTTGCTGAAGATGGGGATGCAAATGACCGAGCGATGTACGGATTGCGCGGCTTCGGATGAAAAGCGGTGGTCTGTTGAGGCGTCGTCGTAATACATCCGTTCTTTAGCATTGAGCGCTAAAGACTACGTTAATGAGGCAAATGCGAATAAGAAAACACAGCATACTATTCTGGATGATTGCCTTCTGCAGGGGATCGGCAATACTCCGTATTGATTTAGGGTTCCTGGTGATCGATGAGCaggtggaagaagaagaaaaatgaCAGCAAAGGCGCACTCAAAGACCTGGCACTGCTCAGGAGGCACCATACTTGTAGCGACAGTGTAGTCCCCAGCTTCGCGGGCAATAACAACTGTAGGCTGGTCAGAATCAGTTTGCACGTAGTCAGCGGTCCATATAATTTACCGCACGTGTTCTGCGAACCGGACGTTTCTGTAACGCTGCAAGTAAACAGAAGTGTTCGAGGGATGGAAATAACACTGTACCCGTCGCGATCTCAGTTAAGCGTTGTAAGGCTTCGTCAACCTCAATTAATAAAACGGTGATGCTTCGATTTTCAGCAACACACCTGAGGATAGGTTGATATCGCTCGAAATGTCTTTGCTCCACTTGAGGATGGCATTCAAGTGCGAGGCGCGGAGGGAAGTTTCCTGTTCATCTTCAGCATCCATTTTGGCATCGTCGTATCGAGAGCTCAGGCCAACAGTGCTGTCAGTTTGAACCGCTACATCGGATGTGAATATCGGACGCTTCAACATATAGTGGGAACGAGTCCCAACTACAGAattcaaatgattgctaAAAGGCAAGTGAGATATGAGCTGATCCTTCGACCACTGCTCGACCTACACGATTCCTTGAGCACCCCATTGTGAATGACGAGATATCCCTCGACGCTGAAGCTCACTTCCGAGCCCCTCCACTCCAGATCTGACAAAATGACAACCTTGCTTGAGGGAACGTCAGAATAACGTTGTGGAAACAAAGAATCGACCCCTAACAAGATAAAGGCCCCAAGCTTCCTCCATGAGCCAATCGTTATTTACCGCAAGCCTTGAGAGGACAAGAAAATGACTAAACGTTCATGAACTTCAGTGTGCGTGAAGACTTACTTGACGGCAACATCATACAGTTTGAAAGCGGCTGGATCGTTGAGCACTGAGGCTAATTCTGCTTCCTTTTGGTATTACGCTCTCAGAAACATGCGGCGCAATCGGGTACCCATCCACTCACGATTATTGCCACCCATGTGCTGGTATTAATCGGACTGGAAGAAACCCATCTGTGAAAATTATTAATTCCGGTAGAAGATCCTCTTGAGGTTGGAAATAAATATACTTCTTAATGAACTCTTGATTGATGTTCACTTGCTTGAGGTATAGTTCCCGGTCAGTTTCACTAACAATTCCTCGCCTTATACAATCAATCATCGCTAAGCTGTGGAAGAATAACCCATAGCGAATATGCCTATGACTGGAACAAAATGTGGATGGGCGGAGAATTTGGATGTAAATTTCATATGCTTACTTTGGGTGCTTGTCCCTCGTTTCGTATACTTGGAAACCTAGCGCTGCTGCTTCTTTTATGTGTCCTAAGCAATACCAGCCAACGACCTGATACCGGTCTGGGTCACGGATGTCGACGCCAATTGGGTCTAAGAGCGCCTACCTTGAAAGAATTATACCTGGAATTGAATAAATATTGTTTGTAAATGACTACAATCAAGTATTCACACCAGTTGAAGACGAGCGGTATATTCCCAGATGTGGTTTGAACATGCTCTAAGTATTTGCTTTCCTTGAAGCTTTCTGTGTCAAAAGCGGTACTTGCTGAGTTCGAAAAGGTGTATCCTCCTAAGGCCCGAATGCAGTTTAGCACCCCTAAAAGAGTGTTGGCCACTGTTAAGCTACATAGATTCGGTAGCGATCTCACCGTGAGCAAGTGACACAGTATCGCCGGGGGACCACAATTTTATGTCGTTTACAGTCTAGTAACATCATTTTAGTATCAGTGTCAGAATGAGGACCTCGAAGCAGACCTCTTCTGCGGCGGCGACTAGTTCATTAACTGTAAGGAGAAGTTACGAGGTTGTCGGTCATCGACACTCAATGCTCGTAGATCCTTTGAAGAGCTTACGATGGTCGCAAACATAGAGGCGAGTTGATATCATATGCAAGCTTGCGAAACTAGTGTAGATGCTGAGGAAAGGCAACGGCAGCATGAGGGGTGGCGGAAAAGAGTAGTGCTGCGACATACCGGTCTCCCGCGCTGTTCCCATATTTAATTGCATGCTCCAGCTTTGGTAGACTGGTGCGTAGGTGTACATTATCATAAGGAGAAACCATGGCACAAAATAGGACATTTGCACGACTGCATAGGAACTGTTAGAAAAAGCGCCCGACAATGTCGCTCAACACGTGACAGTAGACCGATACTGTCAGGTCCGGGCCGGCCAGAATGTGATATACTCACCATTTTTCACTGCTATTGCCGTGTAGTTCAGCTATGCGCAACGCGAGCTTTCCAAGACCAACGGAAAACCGGTACAACTCCCTGCGCTCAGCAGCGCCTAGAAGCGGCTTTAGTCCGTGATAAAATATTCATAAATTAACGCTTACCTCCTAACGCCCAAAACATACCTAAAGCTGTCCCTGGAGTTATACCACATCTACTCACGAAGGATCGTATCAAAATCAAGATTTTCGCGAATTCACACCAACCTCAAAGCATGATGAATAGTCTAGCGAAGCACATCGATAAGATGGTTGAGTGGTCGGTGGAGGTTAAAACTTACTGTGAGCCCTATCACGTCCGCGAAGGCGAGGGGGCTCGGACTCCAATAAGCGTTTGTTCCTGCCGCTGTCGGTAAAGTAGATACATTTGGTAGAATATGGATGACGTACCGGCATCGTTTAGCAGCTTGACTGCAATTTCCGTACGTTTATCTGAAGCTTTCGGTATAGAGAGAAATGAATCAAACCCGACCGCAAGAATTTCGTTCTTGACACGCTCAAACATTCGATCCGAGTCTCTGCGTGTTGGCGCTGGATTGACCTCAACCCCTAGAAGTCTCAAAGCAGAGAGGGTATCGGTGAGCGCTTCAGTAAAATTGTTCCTCATCCAGTGATTTTGGGATTGGGAGCGTAGGAGGTTCGCTATCTCCTCGGGTTTTTCAGTGTGGTCCAAGCATTCTTGAATATAAGCGTTTGATGTTGCATAATCTCCTAAAGAGAGTTGCTGATGAGTGACACGAAGAAACATGTAAGAATGTCTAACCTCGCCAAGTTGATAAACTACTGGAGAGTGATTAAATGAGTCGAAGAGTGGTTAGAGAGAAACGAAACCCACGATGCCAGTTTAGAAAACAACTCAAATGTCCTCTGAGGTCTCTGCATCCAAGGGTTTTCTACCAGTAAGGTCCGTGCGCTTGAGTATGAGCGGAGGGCAAGCTAAATTCAACGGGTTGATATGACGTATGTTGAGGATATTATTACCTACTTCATGCGCTCCTCGAGCCCATGCAGCTTCGCCTGCGTCGATGAGGACATCTAACAGTTCGTCTCGTTTAGGATGTTCATGAAGAAGAGGTAGGCAGCTTTGGCTCTACATCAGAGAGGCTGAGGAAATTCACGTATAATCTGCGTACCGTTTAGCGTGTTCAGCGATTCGATATACATCAACCGGAGTCTCATGAAGCATGGCTAAAACAATCTGAACAAACTTAGTGATGCCTAGAGCCATGAGTGGTACGCGCTCACCCTCAGGGACATCTTCGCTACAGTCTCCTCAGGAAGGTTGTCCGCTTCAGCCTGAGCAGCCTGGCGATATCGGTCGTGAGCAAAGCTGCACATGTCGCGTGCTCTCTGTATTATCCATCCTTCCACCAACGCAGTTTGAAGTCCACGCATAGAATCACGTGAGCCACCCATACCGCTCTCACGAGCTTTACGAAGGTTTCCTATTGTGGTGTCATCATCGTCACTTCCACTGCTTCCGCTGGAGTCTTCCCAATCCATCATAAGTGACACTTCAGCCACTTTACAACTTCAACATTGTCAGCTCGCGAAGGGAGTGGGATTCAAGGACGACTAACGTTTCTCCGAAAAAAACGGCCCATAGAAGATATTTTCTCGCTGGTTCAGGAAGCTCTCGAAATTGGGCGATTAGAAAGCTTAGATCTGTTGGATCGGATAATTTCTGGTCAACCATGGTAGATTCGATGGCCGACATGTTATAGCTGGAACAGATGAGGACCTAAGGGGTGAGAATAGCATCGACACTCACTCCCAGTAATTGTGTGTTTGATTGAAAGTTATCTATTGTAAATATTGAGTGCAGATGTCCACAAACTCGGGAAATAGGGACAAACGTGGTGTTGTCGATGGAGGGTCATCAGTAGACTTCTGGCGGTAAACGCGTTCCCGGATGAAGCGGAAAAGATGAAACGCGCCAACGCAGTGGAGTCCTCTTTGGAGCGATGCAATGTTTTAGACACTAGAGTTAGAATCGAGGAACAAGATAGTGGTTCGACGTTGATCCACGTTGGCTTTGAGCGATTACTGAACATAAAGCGAACACGTTCCACAATTTCACTGAAGTGGTTTTTGTCAAAACTGGAAAAGGGCTTCCTGCAGATATCACGATTGACGTACCTGTTTTCAGATCTCAGAGTAACAAATATCAGCTATGTAGACAAGGGTCAGAAGCGGCGTACTCCAGAAAAAAAGATAGTAGTCACCATCCTGCTCTTTGAGTTGATCAGTGCCGAGACTACGTCCAAAGTCGAATCATCAGCTTCGTGTAGATCATCCAAAAATAGGGCAAATAATCGAGTGTGGCCGATGACTGAAAAGACATTCTCTACCAATGTTTCGAAGCGGGCCCGCAGCTCTCGTGTGGACAATGCCTCGTGCGGAGAATCTAAATGGATATCAAAGAGGGCCAGTATCTCTCTGAGTTCCGGTGTTCCTTGATACAGTAACGGGATATTCTGTAACTGTGGACCTAGCCTGTCCTTCAGTGCGAACACAAAACGATGAACATCCATTTGAAAGACCATTAACTGCCTGAGAACAGACCCAAGACAGCTCAACTGGCGAGGAATGTTAGGATACGCCAAGATCATGAGAAATAGACGAACCAAGGAGGCAAACGGAGCGGAATCACCGCTGTGAAATTTAGCTTGACCCCAAAGTCCATGAgcttgatgaagaggagtatTTCAATCGTCGGCATTGAGAATGAGCGATCTGCACCTACATCTCCATTTCGCCTGGTTAATTAGAATCATAGAACTCTTTCCAACACTTAAAACTTGTGTAAATAGTTATTCAGAGGAAAGTCAACAAAGCATACCCTGGAGGACCGGTAACCACAATTACTTGAGGTCGTGTCGCCTTTGGCCTAGGTCGAAGAGCCGCCCTTCTGAGGGTGTCACTGGTTTGAACTGATGGGCTGACGCTCATTGTAAGGTCCTGATTGTTGGAGTCGCCAACCGAACCTCTCCGTCCGTCAACAGCCATATGACCATTGCCTGACGTAGAACCACTTCGGGAAGACGAAGACTGAGAATCGGTATGGTCTTCACCTCCTCCAGTTCCAGTTCCGGTTCCAGTTTCCTGGCTACCGGAGGATGATATAGGAACATAACCCTCTGATTCGGAAAACTGTCTGCAAAAACTAGTGTTCGTATGTCGAACTGCGTTCAACCATATGAGTCAATACATGTGCAAACCAAGGTTTCTCTTACCAACGTTCCGAATCAACTCGAGCTCTTTTTCACGTCCAAACTTATCGAGATTGAATCGCAAGGGGAGAAACGCGATTGAATATGACTTACGAGGGCAAGCGGTAGCGTGAATTCCTGATCAATGAGCTCTAACGAACGATCGAACAATCACTAAAATGAAACCGAACCGTAAACTTATCTTGAAGAGCAATTTCGAAGGAAGGTATCAGCTGGAAAGACGACATTCAGAATAAAGAAAAGATCGTTTGATTTTCGCTAACCTCGACAGACTCATCAGTCACTGAGGTCACTGTCACTAATAATCGTCTTTGACATTCAAGCAAATCAGCTTTCAAACCGTAAGCGCTTTGATACCGAGTGTCCGGGTGCTTGGATAACAGCTAGATACCGAGATCATGAATGACGCCACTACTTAAAGGATGAGAACGCACCTTATCAACAATGGCTGCTAAGACTTGGGGTACGTCCCTCCGTACTTCGTGAACCGGCATTGGTCTCTTTTGAACAATGGAATGGAGGAGCTCCAGAGCCCCACCTTCGAACGGCATCTGTCCACGTCCTACCAATAAAGTCCAGAACAGTATCCCTATGGAATATAAATCCGTTCTATGATCTTGAGCCATGGTCTCGACACTCCCGGTCTGCTCTGGTGCTAAATAACACAAGGCTTCTTTAACTTTCAAGAGCTGAATTTCTTCAGATGTTTGTAAGACGAAG is a window from the Marasmius oreades isolate 03SP1 chromosome 6, whole genome shotgun sequence genome containing:
- the PHO85 gene encoding negative regulator of the PHO system, with product MKELKHVNIVRLYDVIHTETKLVLIFEYCEQDLKKYMDQHGERGALDPNTVRSFMYQLLKGTAFCHENQVLHRDLKPQNLLINRKGELKLGDFGLARAFGVPVNTFSNEVVTLWYRAPDVLLGSRTYSTSIDVWSCGCIFAEMISGVPLFRGKDNQDQLLHIMRIIGTPTEQQFKNIFKDNPEIQAKNFSRYPKMDLRQVLPKASLQAIDLLERLLKFDPAERISAAEALSHPYFTASSTSQYSMSPAPGSMPPPSFNFPHPHGHPPPQQQQFSRQSQPPPFMPNPTTVQQLQQQAAVQQQQAAALGAFGGMHFTAPFGHNPGSSR